The following is a genomic window from Hymenobacter monticola.
TGGTGATGCGGGTGAAGTGCAGCTGCAGGTTGGCGTTGTTGTAGCGAAGAATGGCCTCGTCGATGGCCGCTACATAGGCCGCCGGAAATTGGCTCGACAGACTCACCGTCAGGGTGCGCGGCAGGCCCGTCACCAGGTTGGTGGTGCGGTACTGCTCCTCGTCGCCCACGCGCAGGGTGCCGTAGCCGGGGGCGCTGGCCAGCATTTCTTTGGTTAGCAACATGTCGCCTTCCACCACGAAGCCGCCGTCCACGGCGCGCACGTCGTCGGTGCCGAAGCCCAGGGCTTTAATCTGGCCCAGCACCTCCGTCGAGAGGTCTTCAGCCTTAGAAACGGACTCTTTTTCTTTCGAGCAAGAGGAAAAAACAAGTGCCGAAGCGAGGCAAAGGCCAGCAGCAAACAGATTTTTTGTCATCATAAGAATGGTAAGAAGAATGTGGGTATTGTGAAAATTCAATGACAATATACAAAAATATTTGTGAAAATATCATCAATTGCCATGAAATGCTGTGGTAATTAAAAGGGGCTTGACGCGTACTGGTCAAGCCCCTTTCAAGGATGGTACTACCAGCCAGAGCTAGTAGATGTAGTTGAGGGCCGTGAGGTCGTTGGCGGTGAAGGGGCGGTTCACGCCGTTGCCCACGCAAGCCAGCATCCAGGAGTTCGGCTCAGCCGTGGAGGGCGTGCCGGGGATGAGCACCGCACCCACCGTGCTGGCGCCCTCGTTGGAAGCGCTGCCGCCGCAGCTGTAGGCGCGGTTGTAGTAGTCGGTGTGGCGCATGCCGATGCAGTGGCCCATCTCGTGCGCCATGATGGTGGCAATGTAGTTAATGTTCGAGCTGTTGATGACATTGGGCACCAGCGTGAAGCCCGGTGCGGGGTTGCCGCCGCTGGGGAAACCGCCCGACTGGCCCAGCACGCCCGGGCCCAGGTTGGAGGAGTACTTCACCGGCATCTGGGCGCCCGAGGAAACGCGGCGGAAGGTCACCCGCAGATTGGCGGCGTTGTAGCGCCGGATGGCCTCGTCGATGGCCGACACATAGGCCGCCGGAAACGAGCTGCTGATGCTCACGGTGAGCACGCGCGGCAGGCCCGTTACCAGGTTGGTGGTGCGGTACTGTTCCACGTCGCCCACGCGCAGGGTGGCGTAGCCGGGGGCGCTGGCCAACAGCTCCTTGGTCAGGAGCATGTCGCCCTCCACCACGTAGCCGCCGTCCACGGCTTTCACGTCTTGGGTGCCAAAGCCCAGGGCCTGGATTTGTGCTTTCACTTCTTGCGAAACGGCTTCGGGGGTAGCCACGGCCGCTTCTTCTTTTTTGCTGCACGATGCGACGGATAGAGCCGCGCCGGTCAGCGCAATGAGGGGGAGAAGTTTGAACTTGTTCATAGGATTTTTGTGGTGTGAAGATTTGGTGAAGGATGGGCGAATATATAGGGCGCCAATTACGAATTGTATTATATATTACAGTTGCGCTTACAAATAATTTAAGTAAAAGGCTATTTATGATGAATAGAGGCATTTATTCGATGCTTTTATTGAATAAAATGACAAAATTTTGTAAGTGTCAGTGTAATAAACTATTGTAATAATCATACGCGTTATGTTCGCGCGGTTGTTATTGAAGGCGCGCGGTGCCCGGCGGGACTGGTTTGCCCACCATCCAGTACTCGCCGGAAGAGCCCTGTACTAATTGTGTATCTTTGCTAGTAACCGAATTTTCGTGGAAAACCGGGCGCTGACGCCGTTTTCCCTCAACTATATATTCTCAGCCAGATGGCTTGTTCAACTTGTTCCACCGGTGGGGGCTGCGGCACCACCAAAGTAGGCGGCTGCGGCTCCAAGGGGGGCTGTAGCTCCGGCTGCACCCGCCTCAATGTGTTTGATTGGCTCCAAGACGTGGAGGTGCCCGACTCGTTTGCCGGGTTTGATATTGTCGAGGTGCGATTTAAAGGCGGCCGCAAGGAGTTTATGCGCAACGACTTGCGCCTGCCCCTCGTGACGGGCGACGCCGTGGTGGTGGATGCCGCCGGCTCGGGCTGGCACCTGGGCCACGTCTCGCTCAAGGGCGAGCTGGTGCGCCTGCAGATGCGCAAAAAGAAAGTGCCCACGGATTCAAAGGAAATCCGCAGCATCCTGCGCATTGCCACGCCCGACGACGAGGAGCGGTGGCAGGCCGTGCGAGACCTCGAAACCGGCACCATGTTCCGGGCCCGCGCCGTGGTGAGCGAGCTGCGCTTGCGCATGAAGCTCAGCGACGTTGAGTATCAGGCCGACCGTACCCGCGCCCTGTTCTACTACTCAGCCGAAGACCGGGTCGACTTTCGCGAGCTCATCCGCCGCTTGGCCGACGAGTTCCGGGTGCGCGTGGAGATGCGCCAGATTTCGCTGCGCCAAGAGGCGGGCCGCATCGGCGGCCTCGGCATCTGCGGGCGCGAGCTGTGCTGCTCCACCTGGCTCACCGACTTTAAAACGGTGAGTACCACCGCCGCGCGGTACCAAAACCTCAGCCTCAACCCCCAGAAGCTGGCTGGCCAGTGCGGCCGCCTCAAGTGCTGCCTCAACTACGAGCTCGACGCCTACCTCGATGCGCTCAAGGATATTCCACAGGTGCAGCGCCCCCTGAAAACCAGCAAGGGCGAGGCTTTCCTGCAGAAAACCGACATTTTCCGTCGCCGCATGTGGTTTGCCTTTAAGGGCGACAACAACTGGGTGATGCTGGACACGGCTCGCGTGCGCGAGCTGCTGGACATGAACAAACGCGGGGAGGTAATCGAAAGCCTGCTGCCCCCGCGCGAAGAAGCGCCCGAGCCCGAAGTATCGGCCATTGTGGAAGGCTCGCTCGACCGCCTCGACGACAAAATCAAATCGAGCAGCAAGCGCAGCAAGCGCAAAAAAGGCAAGGGCGAAAAAGAAGGAGCCGCCTCCAGCGAAGCCTCCGAAGCCCGCGCCCCCCGCGAAGGGCGCGAGCCCCGCGAGCCGCGGGCGCCTCGCCCCGAGCGCGAGCCACGCGCCGCCCAGGAGCCCGGCGCCGAACAGCCGCGCGAAGCCCGCGAGCCGCGTGAGGGCCGTCCGCCCCGCGAGGGCCGGGAAGGCCGCCCCGGCCGCGATGGTCGACGCCCGACCGGTGCCGCACCCGGCGGTCCGCGCCCGCCCGAGCAAATGACCAGCCCTGGCCCCGGCGACGCTGACAATCCCGTGCCCGCCCTGGGCGACGTGCCCGAGCAGCGCGGCCGCCGTGGGGCCGCCGCCCGCCCGCTCAACCGCCGCGGCGGCCGCGGGCGGGCCGACTCGCCGCGTGCCGACAACAAGGACGGTGGTGCCTCGCCTAACGCTGAGCCCCGCCCCGAAGGCGGCCGCAACCGCCGGCCCAACGCTGAAGGCGGCGAGCCCCGGCCCCGCCGCGAAGGCTCCGAGCCGCGCGCCGAGGGCAGTGGCGAGCGCCGCGAAGGCCGCGGGGGCCGCAACCGCCGCGGCGGCCGGGGCCCCGCAGGCGAAGGCGGCGCCCCTGCTCCGGCGGCACCCACGCCGGCCGGTTCTTAGCCCGCCGCCATCCCGTTATTGAATGCAAAATATCCGCATGAACCAGCGTTTTGCCCTCCATGCGGCCTTTGTGGCCGTGTCGCTCTGCGTGCTTTCAGCCTGCGACCCCAACCGGGTGTTTGAAAAGAATATCGACTTCGCAAACAACTCCTGGGACGTGCAGCAGAAGCCGTCATTTACCTTCAATATTGAGGACACAACGGCCGTCTACGACGTGCATTTTAACGTGCGCTATGCCTCGGTTTACGGGTATTACAACCTCTACGTGAAGCACTCCCTGACCGGCCCTACCGGCCCCGTAGGGCAGCCCGGCCTGCACCAGATGCTGCTGATGGACCCCAAAACCGGCGAGCCCAAAGGCAGCGGCACCGGCGATATTTACGACATCCAGTTTCTGGCCCTGCCCAAGCGGCATTTTCCCAAAACCGGCCAGTATACGCTGACCCTAGAGCAGTACATGCGCCAGGACCAGCTGCCCGGCCTCATGGCTATGGGCGTGCGCGTGAACAAGCACGTGGAGAAGAAGTAGTCCTGAAAGAGCAAACCAAAAAGCCGGCCTCGCAAAGTGCGAGGCCGGCTTTTTTTATGACTGCCAGGAAGCTGGCGCAACCTAAGGTTTCAGCTGCGCCCGACAGACTGGCGAAGCTGGTTTCGTGTTTGTTCTACTTATGCGATGCGCGTAACGTCCACGGCATTGGGGCCTTTCTTGCCGTCTTTGAGGTTGAACTGCACCCGGTCGCCCTCCTGGATTTCGTGGATGAGGCCGGTTTGGTGGACGAAGATTTCTTCCTGGGAATCGTCGGCGATGATGAAGCCGAAGCCTTTGGTGTCGTTGAAAAACTTAACGGTGCCGGTGAGCATGTGCGTGGGGTGTTGAAAATGAAGAGAAGGGCTCAGGGCCCGACGCTGGGCTGGGGCCTAGGCCAGGCAAAGATAAAAAGGGGAGGGCATCGGGCCGAAGCGGCGTGGCCTGATGAAGGGCCCGCGCGGCCATTGGCCCTCGAAAACAACCAAGTGCCCGGCGCGTATAGACGAGCAGTTTATTCCTCACCGATTCCCGCCCCGCTTCTTATGGACAACGAACAATTGAACCTGAACACCGAGCCCAACGACATCGCCGGCAACCGCATCGACGGGCCGGTGGGCAACACCGCTGCGCACCACACCGCCCCCGGCGCCGGGGTGGGCCAGCCCGGCGGGCCGCCCAAGCCCCAGCCGGCGCCCGGCGCTACCCCCGACGTGAGCAGCCCCGCCGCGCCGGCGTCGAGCGAGTCGTTGGCCGCTTCCGAAACCAGCGTGGGCCAGGGCGCTGTGGAAGCCGACCCGCAGCCGCAGGAAAACAAAGAAGCCAACCCTGAAGACCTGGCCCCGGAAGGCGCCTATGGCGGCAACTTCAGCAACAGCACCCAGGGCAGCTACCACGACCAGGCCCGCCGCGACAACCAGGACAGCGACGCCAGCCGCGGCGAGTTTGGCGCGCAAAACTTGGGCGGCACCACCCACGGCGGCTTCGGCAACCAAAACCGGCTGGCCGACTACGAGCCCTACAACTCGGCCGAAGACCAGTATTACGGTGGCCCCGGTGCCCCCGGCCCGCAGGACAACGCCTACCGCAGCTACGACGGCCGCGACGAACGGCCCGACCCGCGTACCCAATACGGCTTCGAAGCGGGTACTTCAATGGACCAGAATTTTGGTGCCGGCCGTGCTTTGCCTAACGATAACGGCTCGCCGCAAGGCACCGACAGCGCTTACGCCGATAACTACGGCACTACGTCGCTCCGCGGACAAGGCACGGTTACCGCCGCGCCGCAAGCAGGCGCTACCGTGCAGCCCGACCAGCGCAACCAAACCGAGAACTACATGCCCACGCCCGGCGCGCCGGCCGACAAGCAGCAGGTAGCCCCTCCGGCCGGCAATGCACCCACCGACCCAGAAATCAGCGGCCAGCGGCCCATTAGCAGCCAAGGGTACGGCGACCGGGGCAGTGAGCACCTGCGCGAAACACCCGATTTTGCTACCGGCGACGCGCGCAACGGCTACGCCCAAAACCCGGAAGCCAACAAAGGCGACTCCGGCCAGGGTATTGGCTCGCGCGGTGGTTCTTACAACGACGCCTACGACGACAGCCAGCCCGGCAGCAAAGCCGGCTCGCCGGCTCAGGGCGAGCAGCGCAGCGAAGACCGCGCCCAGAATTACGGCCAGGAAGCCCGGCAGGAAAACCGCACCGGCGATGCCAACGACGCCGACCACGGCTCGCCCCGCCGCAACGCTGGCCGCGACGGCGAAAAGGACGAGTAGGGAAGAAGGGAGTAAGGGAGTAAGGAGAAGCTTTGCTTTTGATGTAAGCAGAATCCCTTTCTTCCTTCTTCCCTTCTCTCCCTCTTACCGATGCACCTTCACCTTGATATCGTATTGATAGCGGGGCGGGCCGCCTAGCGGGATGGCGAAGAAGGGAAGGGCGGTGTCGTACTGGTCGGTCACGTACATCACCATGTCGTTGGGGGCGGGTTTGGTGGACGTGAGGCGGAAGTCGAGGCTGAGGCCGTGCTCTTTGTCGGCAATGGGCAGGGTGCTGCTGGCCCACACGCCGTCGCCGCTCATGGTGCCGGGTTGGCCATTTTTGGCAATGCTGAACACGTGCAGCGTAGCAGCGTTGTCCACGTCGAAGTTGCTTTGCTTGATGCTCACCACCTTGTCGTTCACGAAAGGGTAGAGGTGCACTGTGGTTTTGCTGGCCGTGGCTGGTAGGCGGAAGCAGTACTCGTAAGTAAACGCGTTGCCGCCCTCTACCGACACATTGGCCGTGGGGCTGGTGCTGAAGAAATAGCGGTACAGGTTGCCGTCGTTGCCGCTCAGGCCGCGGGCCACCAGCTTGAACACGCGCCCTTTGAACTC
Proteins encoded in this region:
- a CDS encoding M57 family metalloprotease produces the protein MMTKNLFAAGLCLASALVFSSCSKEKESVSKAEDLSTEVLGQIKALGFGTDDVRAVDGGFVVEGDMLLTKEMLASAPGYGTLRVGDEEQYRTTNLVTGLPRTLTVSLSSQFPAAYVAAIDEAILRYNNANLQLHFTRITTGTADLPVKYSADLGPGVLGQSGGFPSGGNPAPGFTLVPSVINSTNTNYIATIMAHEMGHCIGMRHTDYYNRQYSCGGRKANEGASTVGAVLIPGTPSTAEPNSWMLACVGNGVNRPFTANDLTALNYIY
- a CDS encoding M57 family metalloprotease; translation: MNKFKLLPLIALTGAALSVASCSKKEEAAVATPEAVSQEVKAQIQALGFGTQDVKAVDGGYVVEGDMLLTKELLASAPGYATLRVGDVEQYRTTNLVTGLPRVLTVSISSSFPAAYVSAIDEAIRRYNAANLRVTFRRVSSGAQMPVKYSSNLGPGVLGQSGGFPSGGNPAPGFTLVPNVINSSNINYIATIMAHEMGHCIGMRHTDYYNRAYSCGGSASNEGASTVGAVLIPGTPSTAEPNSWMLACVGNGVNRPFTANDLTALNYIY
- the ricT gene encoding regulatory iron-sulfur-containing complex subunit RicT; this translates as MACSTCSTGGGCGTTKVGGCGSKGGCSSGCTRLNVFDWLQDVEVPDSFAGFDIVEVRFKGGRKEFMRNDLRLPLVTGDAVVVDAAGSGWHLGHVSLKGELVRLQMRKKKVPTDSKEIRSILRIATPDDEERWQAVRDLETGTMFRARAVVSELRLRMKLSDVEYQADRTRALFYYSAEDRVDFRELIRRLADEFRVRVEMRQISLRQEAGRIGGLGICGRELCCSTWLTDFKTVSTTAARYQNLSLNPQKLAGQCGRLKCCLNYELDAYLDALKDIPQVQRPLKTSKGEAFLQKTDIFRRRMWFAFKGDNNWVMLDTARVRELLDMNKRGEVIESLLPPREEAPEPEVSAIVEGSLDRLDDKIKSSSKRSKRKKGKGEKEGAASSEASEARAPREGREPREPRAPRPEREPRAAQEPGAEQPREAREPREGRPPREGREGRPGRDGRRPTGAAPGGPRPPEQMTSPGPGDADNPVPALGDVPEQRGRRGAAARPLNRRGGRGRADSPRADNKDGGASPNAEPRPEGGRNRRPNAEGGEPRPRREGSEPRAEGSGERREGRGGRNRRGGRGPAGEGGAPAPAAPTPAGS
- a CDS encoding gliding motility lipoprotein GldH yields the protein MQNIRMNQRFALHAAFVAVSLCVLSACDPNRVFEKNIDFANNSWDVQQKPSFTFNIEDTTAVYDVHFNVRYASVYGYYNLYVKHSLTGPTGPVGQPGLHQMLLMDPKTGEPKGSGTGDIYDIQFLALPKRHFPKTGQYTLTLEQYMRQDQLPGLMAMGVRVNKHVEKK
- a CDS encoding cold-shock protein gives rise to the protein MLTGTVKFFNDTKGFGFIIADDSQEEIFVHQTGLIHEIQEGDRVQFNLKDGKKGPNAVDVTRIA